A single genomic interval of Oleidesulfovibrio alaskensis DSM 16109 harbors:
- a CDS encoding MoaD/ThiS family protein, with protein sequence MKIEVKCFATLAPHTPAEGTMDVPPQTSVNDIMRQLGIARDDVKIIFINGAHVEPEALLNEGDRLGLFPAVGGG encoded by the coding sequence ATGAAGATAGAAGTGAAATGCTTTGCCACGCTGGCCCCGCATACCCCGGCGGAGGGCACCATGGACGTGCCGCCGCAGACATCTGTAAACGACATCATGCGCCAGCTGGGCATAGCGCGTGACGATGTGAAAATAATCTTTATAAACGGCGCTCATGTAGAGCCGGAAGCCCTGCTGAACGAAGGTGACAGGCTCGGACTTTTTCCCGCCGTGGGCGGAGGCTGA
- a CDS encoding HD domain-containing phosphohydrolase encodes MTTESIAVLVIDDDPAILQNIVCYLEDSDFICFGAADGAAGIETFERERPDAVIVDLNMPGMNGRDVIARINAQSPTTPVIVVSGTGVIDEAVESMRVGAWDFLSKPVRRMEELENAVRAGLRRARTMRESNEYKETLERMVKRRTRELQLANDRTEAILLATVQSLSTVINLKDAYTGTHQQRVALIAPAIAEELGMEQRAVEAVRLAALLHDVGKMGLPSEFLTKPSRLDANEMQFIRQHPQLGYDILKDIPFELPIPEMVLQHHERLDGSGYPRGLAGDDILPEARILAVADTVEAICSHRPWRPAHPFSHALHELTAGKNTLYCPDAVNSCIDLITRGDPRLTTFTATIKGLPS; translated from the coding sequence ATGACCACAGAATCCATTGCCGTTCTTGTGATCGATGACGATCCCGCCATTCTTCAGAATATCGTCTGCTATCTGGAAGACTCTGATTTTATCTGCTTCGGAGCCGCCGACGGTGCCGCCGGTATCGAAACATTTGAAAGAGAAAGGCCTGACGCCGTCATTGTGGACCTGAACATGCCCGGCATGAACGGACGCGATGTCATCGCACGCATCAACGCACAATCGCCCACCACGCCGGTCATCGTGGTTTCCGGCACAGGTGTCATTGATGAAGCGGTCGAATCCATGCGTGTCGGCGCGTGGGACTTTCTTTCAAAGCCCGTGCGCCGCATGGAAGAGCTGGAAAACGCGGTGCGCGCCGGACTGCGCCGTGCCCGCACCATGCGCGAAAGCAATGAATACAAAGAAACGCTGGAGCGCATGGTTAAACGACGCACCCGCGAACTGCAGCTGGCAAACGACCGGACCGAAGCCATTCTGCTTGCCACCGTGCAGTCGCTCAGCACCGTCATCAACCTGAAAGACGCCTATACCGGCACCCACCAGCAGCGTGTGGCGCTGATAGCCCCGGCCATTGCCGAAGAACTGGGCATGGAACAACGCGCGGTGGAAGCCGTGCGGCTGGCGGCACTGCTGCACGATGTGGGAAAAATGGGACTGCCGTCGGAATTTCTTACCAAACCATCGCGGCTGGACGCCAACGAGATGCAGTTTATCCGCCAGCACCCGCAGCTGGGGTATGATATCCTCAAAGACATTCCCTTTGAACTGCCCATACCCGAAATGGTTCTGCAGCACCATGAACGGCTGGACGGCTCGGGGTATCCGCGCGGGCTTGCCGGCGACGACATACTGCCCGAGGCACGCATTCTGGCGGTTGCCGACACCGTGGAAGCCATCTGTTCGCACAGACCATGGCGTCCGGCCCATCCGTTCAGCCATGCGCTGCACGAGCTGACAGCGGGTAAAAACACGCTGTATTGCCCCGATGCAGTGAACAGCTGCATTGACCTGATAACACGGGGCGACCCCCGCCTGACAACTTTCACCGCAACCATCAAGGGACTGCCGTCATGA
- a CDS encoding histidine kinase has protein sequence MNNETPFSQANLKARLRSLEEQARFTLDVLEMASTLGDFQTSINKLHEPSSLLREAMERVEELVRFSATAFYLVDESSSDFSLALCAPDTYGAMVDDELEHLIETGVFALALRENRPITVYSRDNNHRLVLHALATSSRTRGMFVGIMPRSERNLSGILLSLLSITLKHCANAIESFELYRLFRENEALQRARLDQLPVGIVDAAPDGAILSATGALMQQFGFAAETSLSSLTLADLLCPASQKQLQEAMQNLLASGETGSPPQIPHRRLSLTSRETSQGAFPVVLHLTLQHDASGSFFRAVLA, from the coding sequence ATGAATAACGAAACGCCATTCAGTCAGGCCAACCTCAAGGCCCGTCTGCGCAGTCTGGAGGAACAGGCCAGATTCACGCTTGATGTTCTGGAAATGGCCTCCACTCTGGGGGACTTTCAGACCAGCATCAACAAGTTGCATGAGCCGTCTTCGCTGCTGCGCGAAGCCATGGAACGCGTGGAGGAACTGGTACGTTTTTCCGCCACTGCCTTCTATCTTGTGGATGAATCGTCATCCGATTTTTCGCTTGCCCTGTGTGCACCCGATACATACGGCGCCATGGTGGACGATGAGCTGGAACATCTGATAGAAACCGGTGTTTTTGCACTGGCCCTGCGCGAAAACAGACCCATCACTGTTTATTCGCGCGACAACAATCACCGCCTTGTGCTGCACGCGCTGGCCACATCCTCGCGCACGCGCGGCATGTTTGTGGGCATTATGCCCCGTTCCGAACGCAACCTTTCGGGTATCCTGCTGTCGCTGCTGTCCATCACGCTCAAGCACTGTGCCAACGCCATAGAAAGTTTCGAGCTGTACCGGCTGTTCCGTGAAAACGAGGCCCTGCAACGTGCCAGGCTGGACCAGCTGCCCGTGGGCATTGTGGATGCCGCACCGGACGGCGCCATTCTTTCCGCCACCGGCGCCCTTATGCAGCAGTTCGGGTTTGCGGCGGAAACCAGCCTCTCTTCACTTACATTGGCAGACCTGCTGTGTCCCGCCTCGCAAAAACAATTACAGGAAGCCATGCAGAACCTGCTGGCATCCGGTGAAACAGGCTCACCGCCGCAGATACCGCACCGGCGCCTGAGTCTTACCAGCCGCGAAACCTCTCAGGGTGCTTTTCCGGTAGTGCTGCATCTCACCTTGCAGCATGACGCCAGCGGCTCCTTCTTCCGCGCTGTTTTAGCCTGA
- a CDS encoding ThiF family adenylyltransferase, with protein sequence MTSADARHAGAPRDDAPLHTLIMQHAVNGRLRMRAVQGIAQECGCHIRHVECAALLSGILPERYARNTKQFSLEDQRALLLSRVLLVGLGGLGGHVLDMLVRLGVGHITAADGDVFEPSNLNRQLLSSMSRVGTSKAQAARDHARNTNPATELTVVDHYVDALSLPPLMQQCHLVIDALGGLQSRLMLQKAAQNAGVPLVTAAVGGLTGYVATVLPDQTGPAELLGSGGTGEPVEDTLGTPAPVVACAAALQCTEAAKILTGKPPSRGVLFFDLNDRTFQTVML encoded by the coding sequence ATGACGAGTGCCGATGCCCGTCACGCCGGAGCGCCGCGGGACGACGCTCCTCTGCACACACTTATCATGCAGCACGCTGTCAACGGCAGACTGCGCATGCGGGCGGTGCAGGGCATAGCGCAGGAATGCGGCTGCCATATCCGCCACGTGGAATGTGCTGCACTACTTTCCGGAATCCTGCCGGAACGTTACGCGCGCAACACAAAGCAGTTTTCTCTGGAAGACCAGCGGGCGCTGCTGTTGTCGCGGGTGCTGCTTGTGGGACTGGGGGGACTGGGAGGCCATGTTCTCGATATGCTTGTCAGGCTGGGTGTGGGACACATCACAGCAGCGGACGGAGACGTTTTCGAGCCCAGCAACCTGAACAGACAACTGCTCAGTTCCATGTCACGGGTGGGCACGTCCAAGGCGCAGGCGGCCAGAGACCACGCCCGCAATACCAACCCCGCAACCGAACTCACGGTTGTCGATCACTACGTGGATGCTCTTTCGCTGCCGCCGCTGATGCAGCAATGTCATCTGGTCATCGACGCGCTGGGCGGACTGCAGTCACGTCTTATGCTCCAGAAAGCCGCACAGAACGCCGGAGTGCCGCTGGTAACGGCCGCCGTGGGCGGTTTGACAGGGTATGTGGCCACAGTATTGCCGGACCAGACAGGCCCCGCCGAACTGCTGGGGTCGGGCGGCACCGGTGAACCGGTGGAAGATACGCTGGGCACTCCCGCTCCTGTTGTGGCCTGTGCCGCGGCCCTGCAATGCACAGAAGCGGCAAAAATTCTTACCGGCAAACCGCCGTCGCGCGGTGTACTGTTTTTCGACCTGAACGACAGGACATTTCAGACAGTCATGCTCTGA
- a CDS encoding aldehyde ferredoxin oxidoreductase family protein gives MPKILRINTKERTFRYEEPGKYAGLGGRNLTSRMVLDEVPADTHALSADNKIVAAIGLLSGTAAANSGRISLGAKSPLTGTIKESNSGGTFCQKLARLDILAMVLEDKPEADAPFCNIIITKDGVQFVDAADMVGKGTYESMDMIAGQYGKKASGMIIGPAGEACLTGASIQFSDPWGRTARAAGRGGLGAVMGSKKVKAVVLDDTGGERFTYADPEKFKAASKRWAEILRAHPVTGQGLPGFGTAILVNIINEAGAFPTKNFREGRCDHVAGISGETIAEFISKRGGKTKEGCHAGCLIQCSQNYVDEKGEYLTSGFEYETVWAFGGNALIKDIDQIAKLDRLCDDLGVDTIEIGNTVAIAMDGGVIPWGDGEAAYELVNRIRDKKDHLGKIIGNGVGFTAQAFGVTRVPTVKNQSMPAYDPRAAKGVGVTYATTTQGADHTAGYAICQNMLKVGGDVNPLGKEGQVETSKALQIATATVDSLGLCLFVAFAVLDTADAVQCICDMVSARHGIEFTPDDFGALGIATLKDEISFNTAAGFTAADDQLPAFMMKEKLNPHGVVWDFSVEELQAAKVQ, from the coding sequence ATGCCGAAGATTCTGCGAATCAACACTAAAGAGCGGACCTTCCGTTATGAAGAGCCCGGCAAATACGCCGGTCTGGGAGGCCGCAATCTCACCTCGCGCATGGTGCTGGACGAAGTTCCCGCCGATACCCATGCCCTGAGTGCCGACAACAAGATTGTCGCCGCCATCGGGCTGCTTTCCGGCACAGCAGCGGCAAACTCCGGCCGTATTTCGCTGGGGGCCAAGTCGCCGCTCACCGGCACCATCAAGGAATCAAACTCCGGCGGCACCTTCTGCCAGAAGCTCGCCCGTCTGGACATTCTTGCTATGGTGCTGGAAGACAAGCCGGAAGCGGATGCACCTTTCTGCAACATTATCATCACCAAAGACGGTGTGCAGTTTGTTGATGCCGCCGATATGGTGGGCAAAGGCACATACGAAAGCATGGACATGATTGCCGGACAGTACGGCAAAAAAGCTTCGGGCATGATTATCGGGCCCGCGGGCGAAGCATGTCTGACTGGTGCTTCCATTCAGTTTTCCGACCCGTGGGGCCGTACCGCCCGTGCCGCCGGCCGTGGTGGTCTGGGCGCTGTGATGGGGTCTAAAAAAGTTAAGGCCGTTGTGCTGGACGACACCGGCGGAGAGCGCTTCACCTATGCGGACCCCGAAAAGTTCAAGGCTGCTTCCAAGCGCTGGGCCGAAATTCTGCGCGCCCACCCGGTTACCGGTCAGGGTCTGCCCGGCTTCGGAACTGCTATTCTGGTAAACATCATCAACGAAGCCGGCGCGTTTCCCACCAAAAACTTCCGCGAAGGCCGCTGTGATCATGTGGCAGGCATCAGCGGAGAAACCATCGCCGAGTTCATTTCCAAGCGCGGCGGCAAAACCAAGGAAGGCTGCCACGCCGGCTGCCTTATCCAGTGCTCGCAGAACTACGTGGATGAAAAGGGCGAGTATCTGACCTCCGGTTTTGAATACGAAACGGTGTGGGCATTCGGCGGTAACGCACTTATCAAGGACATCGACCAGATAGCCAAGCTGGACCGCCTGTGCGACGACCTTGGTGTGGACACCATTGAAATAGGCAACACCGTGGCCATAGCCATGGACGGCGGAGTTATTCCGTGGGGCGACGGCGAAGCCGCTTATGAGCTTGTGAACCGCATCCGCGACAAAAAAGACCATCTCGGCAAGATTATCGGCAACGGTGTGGGCTTTACGGCACAGGCATTCGGGGTTACCCGTGTGCCCACCGTCAAGAACCAGTCAATGCCCGCATACGACCCCCGCGCCGCCAAGGGCGTTGGTGTAACTTACGCCACCACCACACAGGGCGCCGACCACACCGCCGGCTACGCCATCTGCCAGAACATGCTCAAGGTGGGCGGTGACGTGAACCCGCTGGGCAAGGAAGGTCAGGTGGAAACCTCCAAGGCGCTGCAGATTGCCACCGCCACGGTGGATTCGCTCGGGCTGTGCCTGTTTGTGGCTTTTGCCGTTCTGGATACCGCCGACGCGGTGCAGTGCATCTGCGATATGGTTTCTGCCCGCCACGGCATCGAGTTCACTCCCGATGATTTCGGCGCGCTGGGTATAGCCACCCTGAAAGACGAAATCAGCTTTAACACCGCAGCAGGCTTTACCGCTGCGGATGACCAGCTGCCCGCCTTCATGATGAAGGAAAAACTGAACCCCCACGGCGTGGTCTGGGACTTTTCCGTGGAAGAGCTTCAGGCTGCCAAGGTGCAGTAA